CTCACCTGTATCGTATCTCGTCCGCACATGGTGACCGCCAGCGGACGCATGTCAGCCCGAAGCGACTGAAACACTCGCTGCCCGCAACACAGGCATGTGTCTCGTTTGGGCCCAAAGCGCGCGGTATACGAAGTGTTCGCCCAAACGTCATAGGTCGTTACGCCGGCGCCTTCATCATCCGCACCGATGATGTATTTCATGACTGCCGCAGCTTGCAGCGATGCGATGACACCTATGGTCGGTCCAAATACCCCCACAGTGTCGCAGGTATCATAAGCGACCGGATCGGGATCGGGGAATAGACAGGCAAAGCAGGGCGTTTCCCCCGGCCGAAATAACGCCGTTGTTCCATATGTCCCCACAGCGCCTGCATATGACCAGGGAATTCCCTGAGCAACACTCACATCATTGAGTAGGCGTCGCGTCGCGTAGTTGTCTGTCCCATCGACGATGATATCGACATCGGATAGCAGGTCTAAGGCGTTGGTTGCGTCAACGTCATCTGCTATCGCTTCGTATGCAATCGAGCTGTTGATGGCTTGTAACCGGTTCTGTGCTGCATGTGGCTTGGGGGTCGCAGCGATAGCGTCCTGTTCGCCGTAGAGAGTTTGTCGAGACAGATTACTCCACTCGACGACATCCCGATCAATCAGGCGCAACATACCCGTTCCGGCTCGTGCCAACCACTCTGCGGTCGCCGATCCCAACGCCCCCATGCCGACAAT
This is a stretch of genomic DNA from Alicyclobacillus dauci. It encodes these proteins:
- a CDS encoding ThiF family adenylyltransferase gives rise to the protein MSNDLTNRAEMTRYARQVRLSQIGKEGQQKLATARVAIVGMGALGSATAEWLARAGTGMLRLIDRDVVEWSNLSRQTLYGEQDAIAATPKPHAAQNRLQAINSSIAYEAIADDVDATNALDLLSDVDIIVDGTDNYATRRLLNDVSVAQGIPWSYAGAVGTYGTTALFRPGETPCFACLFPDPDPVAYDTCDTVGVFGPTIGVIASLQAAAVMKYIIGADDEGAGVTTYDVWANTSYTARFGPKRDTCLCCGQRVFQSLRADMRPLAVTMCGRDTIQVRPSGVTRTVDLVGVAQRLGSLGQVQVTPHLLRFQSDTEGFYLFPNGRALVFGVSDASRARNIYARYIGM